In Urechidicola croceus, a single window of DNA contains:
- a CDS encoding exonuclease domain-containing protein, translating into MYAILDIETTGGKYNEEGITEIAIYKYDGHKIVDQLITLVNPERDIQPFVERLTGINATMLKSAPKFYDIAKRIIELTTDSIIVAHNATFDYRILRTEFRRLGYDFERKTLCTVELTKELIPDLKSYSLGKLCKTLCIPVSNRHRAEGDALATVKLFKMLIDKDSKKIIIKSNIKNGIDRELAPKFQLILDSLPSSLGLYYVHDDKGNILYIGKGNDIKKSVNKLFLKTSKKVKLLHEILNNVSYENTGNELISNLKYHNEVLLNKPKFNYYYPKKVAKIKFSNNNLLLIDKGRNINEKSVILIEDNKLLGYCYVDLEYQINNLEILKSLVSTLGNNSHNRFIIKNHLLKHKVEKIIRF; encoded by the coding sequence TTGTACGCAATTTTAGACATAGAAACTACAGGCGGAAAGTATAACGAAGAAGGAATTACTGAGATTGCTATCTACAAATATGACGGTCATAAAATAGTTGATCAGTTAATTACTTTGGTTAATCCAGAAAGAGATATTCAACCTTTTGTTGAAAGACTTACTGGTATAAATGCTACAATGCTCAAAAGTGCACCAAAGTTTTATGACATTGCTAAGCGAATAATTGAACTAACAACTGACTCTATAATTGTCGCTCATAATGCAACTTTTGACTATAGAATACTTCGCACAGAATTTCGAAGACTTGGTTATGATTTTGAAAGAAAAACACTTTGTACTGTTGAATTGACTAAGGAATTAATACCTGATTTAAAATCTTATAGTTTAGGTAAATTATGTAAAACCTTATGCATTCCTGTATCCAATCGACATCGTGCAGAAGGTGATGCTCTTGCTACAGTCAAACTTTTTAAGATGTTAATTGATAAAGACTCAAAAAAAATTATCATAAAAAGTAATATTAAAAATGGTATTGATCGTGAATTGGCACCAAAATTTCAATTGATTTTAGATTCACTACCATCAAGCCTTGGTTTGTATTATGTTCATGATGATAAAGGAAATATTCTCTACATTGGTAAAGGAAATGATATTAAAAAAAGTGTAAATAAATTATTTTTAAAAACTTCTAAAAAAGTAAAATTACTTCATGAAATACTTAATAATGTGAGTTACGAAAATACAGGTAACGAACTAATAAGTAATTTGAAATACCATAATGAAGTCTTATTAAATAAACCAAAATTCAATTATTACTATCCAAAAAAGGTGGCTAAAATTAAATTTAGCAATAACAATCTCTTATTGATTGATAAAGGTAGAAATATCAATGAAAAGTCAGTTATTTTAATTGAAGATAATAAACTTTTAGGCTATTGCTATGTAGATTTAGAATATCAAATAAATAACTTAGAAATTTTAAAATCATTAGTATCAACCTTAGGAAACAACTCACATAACAGATTCATCATTAAAAACCATTTACTCAAACATAAAGTCGAAAAAATAATTCGATTCTAA
- a CDS encoding YggS family pyridoxal phosphate-dependent enzyme has product MNIAENLQKIKLNLPENVSLVAVSKTKPVSDILDAYNAGQRIFGENKIQEMVEKHHQLPKDIQWHMIGHLQSNKVKYMAHFVDLIHGVDSFKTLKEINKQAKKHNRIINCLLQVKIATEETKFGLIQKEVEEIITSEEYNQLKNINVIGFMGMASFTSDINQITKEFKSLKTFFDHIKSNNSNIKVLSMGMSGDYTTAINEGSNMIRVGSAIFGTR; this is encoded by the coding sequence ATGAATATTGCTGAGAACTTGCAAAAAATAAAATTAAACTTACCAGAAAATGTATCGCTTGTTGCAGTTTCTAAAACAAAACCGGTTTCAGATATTTTAGATGCTTACAATGCTGGTCAACGGATTTTTGGAGAGAATAAAATACAAGAAATGGTTGAAAAACACCATCAATTACCTAAAGATATTCAATGGCATATGATAGGACATTTACAAAGTAATAAAGTCAAATATATGGCTCATTTTGTAGATCTAATTCATGGAGTTGATAGTTTTAAAACTTTAAAAGAAATTAATAAGCAAGCAAAAAAGCATAACCGAATTATTAACTGCCTATTACAAGTTAAAATTGCAACTGAAGAAACAAAATTTGGTCTAATTCAGAAAGAAGTTGAAGAAATTATAACTTCAGAAGAATATAATCAGTTAAAAAACATCAATGTTATTGGATTTATGGGAATGGCAAGTTTTACATCCGATATTAACCAAATAACAAAAGAGTTTAAATCACTCAAAACATTTTTTGACCATATTAAATCAAATAATTCAAATATAAAGGTTCTATCAATGGGCATGAGTGGAGATTATACTACTGCAATAAATGAAGGTAGTAATATGATAAGAGTTGGTAGTGCAATATTTGGTACTCGATAA
- a CDS encoding DUF1015 domain-containing protein has protein sequence MANIKPFRAVRANKDIVSLVSSRSFDFYTNEEVDEILATNPYSFLNIIKPTFRDIDGDLTAEQRFNEVKGNYLKFKEQKIFLREEISCFYIYKKIKNGITYCGIIAATSTDDYKNDVIKKHENTIKSRKNLFKNYLKSVGFNAEPVLLTYPDNDAISQIMNVYQKTEPEYSFNSSQNNSNFLWLITNKDDIDVIKKEFQKMKSIYIADGHHRSASSFLLSQELKSLNPNHTGLEDYNFFMSYLIPESSLKISSFNRFIKDLNGLSKDEFLDKLNKTFKIKNLGQRVYTPSKKHHFSMYLDGDYYSLYLKKSTYKIENPLSDLDAQLLFDTVLKPILGIKNLKNSNKIEYKPAINLDNKLKSEVDSGKFKVSFGLFPASVNQLKTIADANLKMPPKSTYIEPKLRSALTLYEF, from the coding sequence TTGGCAAACATAAAACCATTTAGAGCGGTACGTGCTAATAAAGACATTGTCTCATTAGTTTCGTCCCGCTCTTTTGATTTTTATACTAATGAAGAAGTAGATGAAATTTTGGCTACCAACCCATATTCCTTTCTCAATATAATAAAACCCACATTTAGAGATATTGATGGTGATTTAACTGCTGAACAAAGATTTAATGAGGTTAAGGGTAATTATTTAAAGTTTAAAGAACAAAAAATATTTCTTCGAGAAGAAATTTCTTGTTTCTATATCTATAAAAAAATAAAAAACGGAATTACCTACTGTGGAATTATTGCTGCTACATCAACAGACGACTATAAAAATGATGTAATCAAAAAGCACGAAAACACTATAAAAAGTAGAAAAAATCTATTCAAAAATTATTTAAAATCAGTTGGGTTTAATGCTGAACCAGTACTACTTACCTACCCTGATAATGATGCTATTTCACAAATAATGAATGTGTATCAAAAAACCGAACCTGAATATTCTTTTAATTCAAGCCAAAATAATTCGAATTTTTTATGGTTAATTACAAATAAAGATGATATTGATGTAATTAAAAAAGAATTTCAAAAAATGAAGTCTATATATATTGCTGATGGTCATCATAGGTCTGCATCTTCATTTTTACTTAGCCAAGAGTTAAAATCACTCAATCCAAATCATACTGGATTGGAAGATTATAATTTTTTTATGAGTTATTTAATTCCCGAATCTAGTCTTAAAATATCATCTTTCAATCGATTTATAAAAGATTTAAATGGGCTCTCTAAAGATGAGTTTTTAGATAAACTAAATAAAACCTTCAAAATAAAAAATCTTGGTCAAAGGGTATACACACCTTCTAAAAAACATCATTTTAGTATGTATTTAGATGGAGACTATTATTCTTTATATCTAAAGAAAAGTACGTATAAAATTGAAAATCCATTAAGTGACTTAGATGCTCAATTATTATTTGATACAGTTTTAAAACCAATTTTAGGTATTAAAAACTTAAAAAACAGTAATAAAATTGAATATAAACCTGCTATTAATTTAGATAACAAACTTAAATCAGAAGTTGACTCTGGTAAGTTTAAAGTATCATTTGGCTTGTTTCCAGCATCAGTAAATCAATTGAAAACAATAGCCGATGCCAATTTAAAAATGCCGCCAAAAAGTACGTATATTGAACCTAAACTAAGAAGCGCCTTAACTTTATATGAATTTTAA